GAGAATTATACAGTTCCGCTAAGCAACCTGAGTCCCATAAACTTTTTGATCGATTTTTGTTTCTTCGATAATCggcatatatttttcttttaaaatatctattttaaattagttttagTCTTTCAACATTTGGTacacaaaattattattttacatATAGATTCCATAGTTGGGTTAGATAGGTCATAAGGAATCCGCAGGAGATCAATTGCTATGTATTCTCCTCATCATCCTGCACGTTTTCTATGCATAATTTTCCTCTACCAAAGCAGTTGAAAATGACTAAGAAACCATCAGAAAAAATGGCTATTGAAgtttttccaactaattttcTCCATGGGTTGAAGGAAtgctttttcaatttattttggcTAGGAAATTTAACCGACTGATTCAGGGTGTTCATTCTAGTGATTAATATGCTCTAATTAACATGATTTTCTTGTAGATTGAGGATTAATTATTGTGAACAGCAGAATAATTTTCGTGGAGAtgctcaaaaataatttcctccaTTATTGGGGCTATGTTACACACGGTTCGCATGTAAAAAGATGAAGTCTTTAGATACCATTAATTGATTTGTGATGGTAAAGTTCTTGTTTTCAGGGTCAATCAAATGCATTAAAGAATTTGCAGTGCTCCAAACCTTGCATCAACCTCACTAGATTATATATAATGTGCATAAATTGTGAGATTTGTGAAATCACTACTAATTATTTCAGCTTAAGTTATTAGAGGAATGTGTCATTTaatgtttaaatatttattcACGCTTCCTCATGTTTAGTCTGATCTTTTTTACTAATACTACATATGGAAATATTTCATTGTGAGACAAATAGGGATTTCGAAATATTCAAACTTAGGACCTTTTACTCCGGTACCATGTAATATTACTACTGaatgttctaaaaacttaagttattaaagaaacatgtgatttaatatttaaatattttattcttgaGTTGAAATCTTCGAAGTTCTTATTTGTCCCCTAATTAAGCAAATGTCCAGCTTATACATGATGGggagtattaaaatatttctatACTATATCACATCttcatttaacaatttaaatttttattatgaaatctCATATATACAGTACTTAATATTATACAAACATAAAccatgaaaattggaatttacCTGAAAAATACCATCCGTTCAAGGAAAAAGGACTTAAATCAATCCTAAGCCTAGCGATCATCTCGCTTAATCAAACTTGATTTGTACCATCAAGTGGGATcaggtatctctctctctctctctctctcggatttTTCAACcatatgtcttttttttttaaccaaccGTATGTCTTTGATATATCTAGAAAATCTCCAATTGACAAGTCAACTTCATGTACTTCACGGCGCCCTTGTGTTCTGTGCTACTTTCACAGCCCCACCTTTTATGTAGCTGAAAATCATATGCTCCTCTAACCTCCtgctttctttctcttcccagGAGCACAcccaccactctctctctctctctctctctctccctccctctctctctctctcacataatGAGGAATCCTTGTTGTGACAAGCAAAAGACCAACAAAGGAGCTTGGTCCGAGCAAGAGGACCAGAAGCTCATCGACTACGTCCAAAAGCACGGTGAGGGTAACTGGAATTCCCTGCCAAAAGCTGCAGGTAAACTTCTGTCCCCAATAGAATAGAAGAAGCCGAAAACAAGaaacataagtaaaaaaaaacgCGCATGTTTGTACGATTCTGTGAGCGTATTGAGATATAGAGCATGAGAAGTCCTTGAAGTTGCTTTCTTTCTCACTAGCCCTAATCATACTTACCCTAATTATGCCACCCAGAAAAATTGTCAGTTATGTTAACGCTCTTGTTTTGATTGGAATAGGATTGCTTCGCTGTGGAAAAAGTTGTAGGCTAAGATGGCTGAACTATCTGAGGCCCGACCTTAAAAGAGGGAACTTTGGTGAGGATGAAGAGGACCTTATTATCAAGCTCCATGCTCTTCTAGGGAACAGGTTAGTGTGATTAATAACCTAGAAAATCAAAAGCAAATTCGTTCTGATCATACTAAAGTCGACATCGAAATAATCAGTTCATCCAAAAGCTGACGCAATATTGCTCCGTAAATTGTCTTTCTAGGTGGTCTCTCATAGCCGGAAGATTGCCCGGAAGGACAGATAATGAAGTGAAGAACTATTGGAACTCTCATCTACGGCGAAAGCTACTAAGCAAAGGCATCATTCACCGCCGACCATCAGCAGCAAAAATCAAATCCTCGACTGAGGATAAGACAGTTCATCAGTCAAGTGCAGCaatctccatcaaagaaaaaggagtaTCACCAGATGGTGATCGTTTGGACCTCAAGCTCGGGGTGTCCGGTGGTCCGGCAAAGCACTCGAAGCATGCTCAAAGCAAGGAGATTAACGGGGGGAAACCGTATACTACGTTACTATTGTTTAAATGATTGTTTACATAGACTTTATGACCTGAGATATGGGTTGAGGTTTTAGTGTGCTTCCCTTATCTACAAGTTTATCTAACTCTGATAATTgggtgaagaaagaaaaacccaacATGTGTGTAAGTTATTTGCATGCTTTCTCCTTCCACAAATATTGCAGAGGATGGAGCTATGCATGTGGGATTTAGAGGCATTATTATGTAATAAATGTAATGGCGTGTGTTTGATGTGaatcttgaatttcaatttgcaGGAAAATCTTGTACTGCACACAGGTCGGTCTATGCATGTGCATGATACAGATTCCTTTTCCAGGAGACGACCTATTGATCATTTAATTTTCTAAGATGGCACGCCTAGAGATAGGTGAATGAGAAGTGTGCATAGTAAACCCTCAAGGGTAACGGAGTTAATTGAGGTTTTTGGAGATTTCCAACTCAGAATTCCGAATTCAGTTGTTCTATTCCCACTTGCATGCAAACTGCTCTTGTAGGGAAACTTAGAAAGGCCAAAGACTCAAACTTAACTATTTCATATAACTTGTAGGGTGTCTTATAAACCTTCCGAGAGTCAGACCTCTAAGCTCGTATTCtagatcatttaaaaaaaaaaaaactaaagaaaagaaaagatacatGTGCATTTTCATCCACTATCGGTTTGCTATTAAAATGTGCCTTAGCAAGTGAGAGTGGAGAAAACTTCTTGAAAGTCTTCGCATTCATGATTATAAACCCATTTGTGGATGCTGTAGGAAAACGTCGCACGATTGTTTCCAGTCAATAAgccaagcaaaagcaaaatcgGTGATGACCCTGAGGGCAGGACAATCATTCTTTTGACCGCGGCAGTGGGTGAAGAGAAAAGGAGTTGTGtgcacaagagagagagagagagaaagaaatagagCACTTGCTGTAAAATTGCATTTACAGCCGGTTCACAAACAGGGATAATATTATAAGCCTGTTATGTAATAGTTATTACGCTGTAATATAATAGAACTGTAAAATTTATTAAGTTGCTTAGTTTAAGTAATGCAATACCTTTTACACCGTACGGTTTTATGAATGACATATGCAATAAGATGAAAATAGTCTTCGATTTCCCAAATTACCCCTATAATCCACATTATAGGGAATATAACGATTACTAATTTATAGTCAATCACCATTATTCATGAGTTTGATACCACATATAAATCAATAGATATATAATTTCGCATTCAAACATTTTGCTACACGCATGATAACGTGGAAATAAATATTACATCATAGCAATGGCACCTAATACTAAGCAACTAATATGAATCGTGATGTCCTTTCTAGGGTACTGCAAGTCTCTTTATCAGTTTCTATATGTGCTCTACATATCATGCAAGTCTTTTACTTGTCATTCAGTGATAAACATAAAATTCTCGAGATCAGTGGCGAACATAGCCACTAAGATCATGACgagcaaaatatataaatttacatGCGATTTTTTAGATTATGTTATAtacttgcaaaagaaaaattgcaccaATTACCACAAGAGGTCGGAGAGAGCGGCCCTGCGAGTCATCGTTGGTACCTCCATACTACTGCTTGTGCCCCCGAAAACTTGTTGCTTTTGCTGAAACAGGTAATTGTGGTTTTAGAATTAGCGGACTACCTTGCCGTACTTACGCATGCATGTATGAGATCAAATAATCTTTTTCTATATGATATAATGGCCTTGTGGCTCCCATAAGACACATTTTATCTTGAGATCCACGGTTTGAACAAGTTATTTTTGTACAGATTAATCGGATATTCCAAGGTACACTTTTTAAATTACTAAAAccgatttaaaaaattacaataggGTGCTCGGCATGACTATCATGGAAAATCTAGGCTTTATAGGCCATCATGCTATAATTATGGCCCTTAACCACCGGGATCTGCTTAAAATAATCTTCGTCTTCTCATTAAAGGTacactttttaaataatcttCATATCAAGGCTTCGTTTTTCTTTGTTCGATTGCTTCTTTGTGGGTAGCTGCCATTTCGTGGTGGTAGTCTCTTATCAGACCGGCAGAAGTTGGTGCTCCTTCGCCAATTTCTGCCCAGTGCATTCCTAAGTGTCAACTCAAAGTGGATTTGCAATAGACTTTTTGCAGCTTTGCCGTGCAACGGTGACGGAAAATCCGCCTGACCTCGTTAGTAGAGCGAGAAGTTCTATCACCAACTTTTCTCGCCAAATATCAGGAAGATCAAGCAAGAAAAGAGATCTTTCTGGCCAGGAGTTGGGGTACTGTCATAAACTGAactgccatttttttttagaatttttttttggtggagtGAGTATTAAAATTAAGAGCAGATGAATTTATAGAAAACAATGGGTGGATACAAACTAATTTATGCAGTTCCATCTATATTTGAATATTAAATTGTTCCCCGAATCTTCCATGACCTCTCTACAACCCTATATTGTAAGTTCTAACGCTTCCATCTAGCTTTACACCATTTTTCAAAGAGGTGGTCAATGATGTTTGATTATTTTTGTGCCCAAAATGTGGTCAGTCTATCTATGACTATGACAATGTCTTGCTTTCATGTTCTTTCTACTTTGGTTTTCCATTCAAGAATCAGAATTCTCTTGCAGAACAACATGATTGTAAATACATAACAAGGGAAAGTCGATGATTTTCAACGCACTGCCAAATGAAGCATCAGAGATATTTAAGCAAATGGATCGTGTTGAACATCTGATTGGAGTCCGGCATATAGCTTAGATATATCGATTCTACATGTGAGTGTTGATATACCTAGCACTATCCAATGCATCCTTCTTATTTTGCAGAGTAAGTTCAGACACTAGAAGGTCCTTGCGAGCTCATCGAGAGAGCACCACATATTCTCGGACACCAAATAGGGTTTGTGCAGGGAAGATGCTTTGAACTATCAGGACAGTACCTTGGTCCACCAAACATTCCGTCaagttgaaagaggaaatgaGATGAATTTGGTAAGCTTttcttatttattcattttctatttgcAGTTTTGAGTCTTCAGTGGTAGTTGCATGTGATTTTAGCCGCTCAACCAAAGCGTATCCTCATAAGGTGCGACCTTctactgagagagagagagagagagagagagagagagagagagagaaccttttCATCTACCATTCAAGATAAAGATGTCTGCGCGTGCATGTCTGCTTGCAGTTCCATCGGAAGGACCTATTCACGCTTAGGTCATGGTTCGCACTTTAGAAtagtttatatatttattaccaaCTTAATAGGTTAATTAAATCGaggaatattaaaaattcgCGTCATTGACACgttgaggaaaatgaagattgcAGCTGcggaaaaatgatttccttggTGTAAGCTTCCGACATGAGTTTGATTTTGAGGAGCACATTGTCAAAAGTAAGAGCTAAATGCCTTTTTGACGAATCCTTGTTTTTGCATTTAACAAAAGTATGTGGTCCCTGAACTTGTTGTGTTTTTTCAGTTTAGTCCTCAGAGTGCTTTTTTGACTTGGGTTGCCCGAACTTCCTAAAATTTCTACACTAGCTCAGAAAAATGATAGCACAGACAAAAGAGAGATTATTTGTGGATTGGCTTTCAATTAGTATATTGATTATGACAAAGAAGTTCGTAAGTTAAACAATGGCTAGCCAAATAGAGGGGGAGAGATTTTTTGAGCGAAAAATTGCCTGAAAAGTTaaaaacctattgcatttttatcaatttagtcataatccttttgattgtgttaattgaattcatttggccaatttggccaaaaatcaatGACATGAGTGCCGATCTCCTAAATGGCACAACCATTattgacattgacaatttttagtaatattttaaattttttgaattttttgatattttgtttttttttctttctttttccttctttttccacCGGTCATTGAGCCTCGGCAACTAGCCAGAGGCAACCaccggcgagggttgcccttgccaaAGGCCAACGAGGACCGAGCTGCTAGAGTAAGAGGTGCAGGCGGGATTACTCATCTTGCAAGCCATTTGATTCCAAATCAGCTTTCAAGGAGAGAAGCTTGAGCATCGGTTCCTCATCTGATTTGGGGGAAGAGATGTGGCGACTAAGGCTTGTTCAGCGTAAGTTGACCTCCCTGGAGTCACCTGGTCCTCGCTCGGCCTTGGAGTCGGTCCTCACTCTGCCCTCGCTGGCCTCGGGTGACCCTCACTGGTAGTTGCCTTTGGCCGATTGTTGGCCATCACCAAGGCCGACAATcggcggaggaagaaggaaaaaaaaaaaaaaaaaaaaaaaaaagtaaaataaatagaaaattaaaaaaataatatatatatatatatatatatatattatctaaaattgttCACATCATCGTGTTTGTCCTAAGTGGTACAACTAACAACGTCCATATCAAcgatttcaaattaaaattggttgaatggactcaattaataaaacgtgaaaatgttaAGGGTTCAATTGACATAACTAAAAGGTTTAGGtatgaattaataaaaatgtgatgggtttatgatttttcaaataatttttctgtttttgagtGGTTTTTAAACAACTGTACATTGTTGATTACATTCACCGTTAAAAAGTTATTATGCGAAGAGCAATATTTTCCTCCAACTttggttgaagaaaaatctctcCAACCTTATCTTTGATGGGGGTTACAAGTTGTAGACACGACTTATAtgaaaatttaaccaaaattaaataaagGTAATGTCCATGCCTAGAAGCCACCAATCAAAATATGTGGCGGGATAGTTGGAGGAAAAACACGACTTttccataattaaaaattattcttttcctttcgtGTTCGACACACCCTTTTAGGTGGTACAAAGGGAAAACCATGATTTGCTCTAGTAGACATTCTGGCCCACATTACATATGAGAGAACCATTTATTTGTAACCGCGGTTGGGAAGATAGCGTTCTGTTGTTCAGTTCTGATATCTTTCTTAAGCTCCTTGGgagttttttcttgaaaagaagcTCAACCAAGATTCCGGTATTACTCTCTCCTCCTTTCTGGATAGGCAGTTGTGAGAACTCAAGCTTAATAATTCGTGCTAACACTGGATGCAGATTGTTAATGGAAGGCTCATCCTGGCATATTTGCAGAAGCTAGAGGACCTAGAGAGGCTGCTGACTCGTGAGAAAATGAGCAGCGCTACTTTCGCTTGATTTGGCGCTCTTCCGAAGGCACCAAAAGCAAAACTGAAGCATTGGTCTAGTTTGCATGTATCTCCAGTGATAGTGAAGTTTGCTCAAGTTTTAACATAACAAGAGCACGATTTTTAGGAGGCGATGCCGATACAAATGCATTTTCGGTGCAGTAATTTGTTTCGGTGGTTGGGTTTTTAGAGTTCAAGAAATAATTTAATTGGAATGGGTGCACTTTTTATTTGGGAAGGGGCCTTTCGTGTTTCTTGCGCAATTCATCTTCTTGCTCGTTCACTATTCATGAAAGGTCTCCAAATAGAATTGCACTGAGTACTCCCTCATTGCTAATACTTTAAGATTTGAATCCGATTGCTATATTTCCTTTTGATGAAAAAATACAATTGATGTTGTAATAATCGATTGACAAGTATGTTGTTGTGTAGCAAATTCATAACTTGCTCATCAACTGAGATGTGTAGATCTGGAAAAT
The nucleotide sequence above comes from Eucalyptus grandis isolate ANBG69807.140 chromosome 2, ASM1654582v1, whole genome shotgun sequence. Encoded proteins:
- the LOC104422141 gene encoding myb-related protein 308, which codes for MRNPCCDKQKTNKGAWSEQEDQKLIDYVQKHGEGNWNSLPKAAGLLRCGKSCRLRWLNYLRPDLKRGNFGEDEEDLIIKLHALLGNRWSLIAGRLPGRTDNEVKNYWNSHLRRKLLSKGIIHRRPSAAKIKSSTEDKTVHQSSAAISIKEKGVSPDGDRLDLKLGVSGGPAKHSKHAQSKEINGGKPYTTLLLFK